The following proteins are co-located in the Ammospiza caudacuta isolate bAmmCau1 chromosome 32, bAmmCau1.pri, whole genome shotgun sequence genome:
- the RTN3 gene encoding reticulon-3 isoform X1 — MHSFTSELLSWHLVERRGGDGGGDGGEGDGNGDGGGGRSGVNGVTGVTGIGNGVTGVTAMGKGVTGVTGIGNGITGVTGIGNGVTGVTAVGKGVTGVTGIGNGVTGVTAMGNGVTGVTGIGNGVTGVTAMGNVVTGVTGIGNGVTAMGNGVTGVTGIGNGVTGVTGIGSGVTGVTAMGKGVTGVTAVGSDVTLMGKGATGATGIGNGVTGVTSVGKSVTSIGNGVTGVTAAGSGISGVGNGVTGVTTVGKSATGVTAMGNGFTGVTAVTGVGNGVAGVGIGNGVTVAASGVAAVTGIQSDIGAPGNGVPVGGVSAVPGGVPAVPADADSSGDSDDTVIEEPPAEAPPAVPKAVPSVPKDVPGVPKAVPKAVPVQEHQTLQELGEPLQSPPARTLPRLAAVQELLFWRDVRKSAVAFGASLVLLLSLATLSAVTVVAHVALALLSVTISLRVYRAVVQALQKSDEGHPFRAYLDVDLALSPEAFQAHAALVAQHVNRALHLLLHLFLVEDLVDSLELALTMWLMTYVGAVFNGITLLILADILAFTLPPLYEKYEVQINHYMALVRRQTKDLMAKIQAKLPGLAKKKPE, encoded by the exons ATGCACAGCTTCACCAGcgagctgctctcctggcacCTGGTGGAGCGGCGCGGCGGCGACGGCGGCGGGGACGGCGGCGAGGGGGACGGCAACGgggacggcggcggcggcaggagCGGCGTTAACGGCGTCACCGGTGTCACTGGCATCGGGAACGGTGTCACCGGTGTCACCGCAATGGGGAAAGGTGTCACCGGTGTCACTGGCATCGGGAATGGcatcactggtgtcactggcaTCGGGAACGGTGTCACCGGTGTCACCGCAGTGGGGAAAGGTGTCACCGGTGTCACTGGCATTGGGAACGGTGTCACCGGTGTCACCGCAATGGGGAATGGTGTCACCGGTGTCACTGGCATCGGGAACGGTGTCACCGGTGTCACCGCAATGGGGAATGTTGTCACCGGTGTCACTGGCATTGGGAACGGTGTCACCGCAATGGGGAATGGCGTCACCGGTGTCACTGGCATCGGGAACGGTGTCACCGGTGTCACTGGCATTGGGAGTGGTGTCACCGGTGTCACCGCAATGGGGAAAGGCGTCACCGGTGTCACTGCCGTGGGGAGCGATGTCACTCTAATGGGGAAAGGCGCCACCGGTGCCACTGGCATTGGGAatggtgtcactggtgtcacctcAGTGGGGAAAAGTGTCACCAGCATTGGGAAcggtgtcactggtgtcactgccGCGGGGAGCGGCATTAGTGGCGTTGGGAATGGTGTCACCGGTGTCACCACAGTGGGGAAAAGTGCCACTGGTGTCACCGCCATGGGGAATGGCTTCACCGGTGTCACCGCCGTCACCGGCGTTGGCAATGGCGTCGCTGGTGTTGGCATCGGGAACGGTGTCACTGTCGCTGCCAGCGGTGTCGCCGCCGTCACCGGCATCCAGAGTGACATCGGCGCCCCTGGGAATGGCGTCCCCGTCGGTGGCGTCTCCGCCGTCCCCGggggtgtccccgctgtccccgcggACGCCGACAGCTCCGGTGACTCCGACGACACCGTCATCGAGGAGCCGCCGGCCGAGGCcccccctgctgtccccaaggctgtccccagtgtccccaaggatgtccccggtgtccccaaggctgtccccaaggctgtCCCCGTCCAGGAGCACCAGACCCTGCAGGAACTGGGGGAGCCCCTCCAGAGCCCCCCGGCCAGGACCCTGCCCCGCCTGGCAG ccgtgcaggagctgctgttctgGCGGGACGTGAGGAAGAGCGCGGTGGCCTTCGGCgccagcctggtgctgctgctgtcgcTGGCCACGCTCAGCGCGGTGACGGTGGTGGCGCACGTGGCGCTGGCCCTGCTCTCGGTCACCATCAGCCTCCGCGTCTACAGGGCCGTGGTGCAGGCGCTGCAGAAATCCGACGAGGGGCACCCCTTCAG AGCGTACCTGGACGTGGACCTGGCGCTGTCCCCCGAGGCGTTCCAGGCGCACGCGGCCCTGGTGGCCCAGCACGTGAACCGGGCGCTGCACCTGCTGCTCCACCTCTTCCTGGTGGAGGACCTGGTGGATTCCCTGGAG CTCGCGCTGACCATGTGGTTGATGACCTACGTGGGAGCCGTGTTCAACGGCAtcaccctcctcatcctcg CCGACATCTTGGCCTTCACCCTCCCGCCCCTGTACGAGAAATATGAG GTGCAGATCAATCACTACATGGCCCTCGTCCGCCGCCAGACCAAGGACCTCATGGCCAA GATCCAGGCGAAGCTCCCGGGCCTGGCCAAGAAGAAGCCGGAATAA